One Longimicrobiales bacterium DNA window includes the following coding sequences:
- the purN gene encoding phosphoribosylglycinamide formyltransferase, whose amino-acid sequence MNERINVVVFASGGGTNFQALLDAAQGAEHWRIAGLITNTPTAGALDRARTVETPAEVIPTKDRDPSEVASDMLSALDDWKADVICLAGYMRLLPAAVVARFRNRILNIHPALLPSFGGKGMYGMNVHRAVLAAGETWSGATVHYVDERYDEGSIIAQSRVPVEAGDSPEALQARVLKIEHNLYPAALHHVCAALRRGEEPGPLPAEPTHLHILPEEMS is encoded by the coding sequence GTGAACGAGCGGATCAACGTTGTTGTGTTCGCATCTGGGGGCGGGACGAACTTTCAGGCCTTGCTCGACGCGGCCCAAGGCGCGGAGCATTGGCGGATTGCCGGGTTGATCACGAACACCCCCACCGCCGGAGCGCTCGATAGGGCGAGAACAGTCGAGACGCCCGCTGAAGTGATCCCCACGAAGGATCGCGATCCAAGTGAAGTGGCCTCAGACATGCTCTCGGCACTCGACGACTGGAAGGCGGATGTGATCTGTCTCGCCGGATATATGCGACTGTTGCCGGCTGCTGTCGTTGCACGATTTCGGAATCGAATTCTCAACATCCACCCTGCGCTGCTTCCATCTTTTGGAGGGAAAGGGATGTATGGGATGAACGTGCACCGGGCCGTTCTCGCGGCAGGTGAGACGTGGTCAGGCGCGACCGTACACTACGTCGACGAGCGTTACGACGAAGGGTCGATCATCGCGCAGTCGCGGGTACCTGTTGAGGCTGGTGACTCGCCCGAGGCGCTGCAGGCCCGGGTCCTGAAGATTGAGCACAACCTCTATCCCGCGGCCCTCCATCACGTGTGTGCCGCGCTTCGGCGCGGTGAAGAGCCGGGGCCCCTCCCGGCAGAACCAACCCATCTCCACATCCTTCCCGAGGAAATGTCATGA
- a CDS encoding MBL fold metallo-hydrolase, with translation MDVRTFTGGGFGENAYLVACSETNHAVVVDPGGAAHDIVAALHGSDLKLDAILLTHAHLDHVEGVDDVRAFAPEVPIWLHRDDYELYMALPWQASLFGLTAKDQPAPTHELEHGQRYTFGDCAFDVRFTPGHSPGHVIFVAVGEPLALSGDVVFMGSIGRTDLPGGNFQTLMKSIREEVLTLPDDTVLHSGHGPATTVGHERVGNPFLVPHYRGEMA, from the coding sequence ATGGATGTCCGGACCTTCACTGGTGGAGGGTTCGGGGAGAACGCCTACCTGGTCGCCTGCTCGGAAACCAACCACGCCGTTGTCGTAGATCCGGGCGGTGCCGCACATGATATCGTGGCTGCGCTCCACGGCAGTGACCTGAAGCTCGACGCGATCTTGCTCACCCACGCACACCTCGACCATGTCGAAGGCGTCGACGACGTTCGCGCCTTCGCTCCTGAGGTGCCGATCTGGCTCCACCGGGACGACTACGAGCTCTACATGGCCTTGCCGTGGCAGGCGAGCCTGTTCGGATTAACGGCGAAGGATCAGCCGGCGCCGACACACGAACTCGAGCACGGGCAGCGGTACACGTTCGGCGACTGCGCATTCGATGTACGCTTTACTCCGGGGCATTCCCCCGGGCACGTCATCTTCGTGGCGGTCGGAGAGCCATTAGCCCTTTCCGGTGATGTCGTCTTCATGGGGTCGATCGGACGGACGGACCTGCCGGGCGGCAATTTTCAGACGCTCATGAAATCGATCCGTGAGGAAGTACTGACGCTTCCCGACGACACCGTTCTTCATAGCGGCCATGGTCCGGCGACAACCGTGGGGCATGAGCGGGTGGGGAACCCCTTCCTCGTTCCGCACTACCGCGGGGAAATGGCGTGA
- a CDS encoding iron-sulfur cluster assembly accessory protein, protein MMNLTVTAVDKIQDFITDHGVEGDAAGLRVAVLPGGCSGFQYGLNIEDAPESDDEVIEIQGVKVFVDPFSAQYLEGIEIDYVTSLMGQGFTFKNPSASGGCGCGSSFTV, encoded by the coding sequence ATGATGAACTTGACGGTGACGGCGGTGGACAAAATCCAGGACTTCATTACCGACCACGGTGTGGAGGGTGACGCTGCGGGTCTTCGCGTGGCGGTCCTTCCCGGTGGTTGCTCCGGCTTCCAATACGGCCTGAACATCGAGGACGCACCGGAGTCGGACGATGAGGTTATCGAGATCCAGGGTGTGAAGGTTTTCGTAGATCCGTTCTCGGCGCAGTACTTGGAAGGCATCGAGATCGACTACGTGACCAGCCTCATGGGGCAGGGGTTCACGTTCAAAAACCCCAGTGCCAGCGGCGGATGTGGGTGCGGGAGTTCCTTCACGGTTTGA
- a CDS encoding HAD family hydrolase: MSGLRPAVFIDRDGTVIEERVYLSDPDGVVLFPGALEALRTLRDAGFALVLVTNQAGISKGHYSVKDYHAVAKRLDDILGEAGTALDGTYFCPHHPETTGPCDCRKPGVGMYRQAAGELGLDFEKSYFIGDKLTDVVPAIELGGRGILVRTGYGTELEGDAPEQIAVVDDLQAAAAFIVKSLGR, from the coding sequence ATGAGTGGACTGCGTCCAGCCGTTTTCATCGATCGGGACGGCACTGTCATCGAGGAGAGGGTTTATCTGTCGGATCCGGACGGTGTTGTGCTCTTCCCTGGCGCTCTGGAGGCGCTGCGCACGCTTCGTGACGCGGGCTTCGCATTGGTTCTCGTGACCAACCAGGCAGGCATCTCGAAGGGGCATTATTCCGTCAAAGACTATCACGCGGTCGCGAAGAGGCTCGACGATATTCTGGGCGAGGCTGGGACAGCGCTAGATGGCACGTACTTCTGCCCACATCACCCCGAAACCACGGGCCCCTGCGACTGTCGGAAGCCAGGAGTCGGGATGTATCGGCAGGCGGCGGGAGAATTAGGGCTGGACTTCGAGAAGTCGTATTTCATTGGTGACAAGCTCACCGATGTCGTGCCTGCGATCGAACTGGGGGGGCGCGGAATTCTTGTGAGGACAGGGTATGGAACGGAGTTGGAGGGTGACGCCCCCGAGCAGATCGCGGTTGTCGACGACCTCCAGGCGGCTGCGGCTTTCATCGTCAAAAGCCTGGGCCGTTGA
- the selA gene encoding L-seryl-tRNA(Sec) selenium transferase, translating into MTDPRRSIPSVDALLAAEEFVGLVGDYGHERVVAAARRVLDAVRGAIAAGDVRGGLSEIASYVSDVADVLERDAVPSLREVVNATGVVLHTNLGRAPLADVAAQAMAAAARGYSNLEYDIDAGARGSRYDHCVSLLRELTGAEDALVVNNNAAALVLALNTLARGQKVVVSRGELVEIGGGFRIPDILERSGAGLVEVGSTNRTRIADYRGAVENGGVAAILKVHRSNFRITGFTEDVEVAELSDLAREAGVPLIHDLGSGLFVRAEELGLPEEPLAVDSLKAGADVVAVSGDKLLGGPQAGLLLGSKDHIAALRANPLCRALRVDKMTLAGLEATLRLYRDRSRALVEIPTLRMLGADVQELSERAESMASALSEAGVSAEVVDGMGAVGGGTYPGVTLDSAVVALPTTGAGASEVAARLRAGSPPVVARIVSDRVVLDPRTVLPGQEVDVIRVVVEAIGPVSGAP; encoded by the coding sequence ATGACGGATCCTCGCCGAAGTATCCCGTCTGTCGACGCGTTGCTCGCTGCCGAAGAATTCGTTGGTCTTGTCGGTGACTACGGACATGAACGAGTCGTGGCGGCCGCGAGGAGGGTCCTCGATGCGGTCCGTGGGGCGATCGCCGCAGGCGATGTACGAGGCGGACTAAGTGAGATTGCCTCCTACGTCTCTGATGTGGCAGACGTGCTGGAGCGAGATGCGGTGCCCTCTTTGAGGGAGGTGGTGAATGCCACGGGAGTCGTGTTGCACACCAACCTCGGTCGGGCACCCTTGGCGGATGTCGCGGCCCAGGCCATGGCGGCTGCTGCGCGAGGGTATTCGAACTTAGAGTACGACATCGACGCTGGGGCCCGCGGTTCGCGCTACGACCATTGTGTGTCGCTGCTCCGCGAGCTGACTGGGGCTGAAGACGCGCTGGTCGTGAACAACAACGCCGCTGCGCTCGTTCTTGCGTTGAATACGCTCGCTCGGGGTCAAAAGGTTGTGGTGTCCCGAGGAGAGCTGGTCGAAATTGGTGGTGGGTTCCGCATTCCGGATATTCTCGAACGGTCCGGTGCAGGCTTGGTCGAGGTGGGGAGCACGAACCGGACTCGGATCGCGGACTACAGGGGAGCCGTGGAGAACGGTGGTGTGGCGGCGATTTTGAAAGTGCATCGGTCGAACTTCCGGATCACCGGCTTCACTGAAGACGTCGAAGTCGCCGAGCTCTCGGATCTTGCTCGCGAAGCTGGTGTGCCCCTCATCCATGACCTTGGGTCGGGCTTATTCGTTCGGGCAGAAGAACTGGGACTGCCTGAGGAGCCCCTCGCCGTGGATTCGCTCAAGGCCGGTGCGGACGTCGTCGCCGTGTCTGGAGACAAATTGCTGGGCGGGCCGCAGGCTGGCCTGCTCCTTGGGAGCAAGGACCACATCGCGGCGCTACGTGCGAACCCGCTTTGTCGCGCACTCCGTGTCGACAAGATGACGTTGGCAGGATTAGAGGCCACGCTTCGGCTCTACCGGGACCGATCCAGGGCCCTCGTAGAGATTCCGACGCTGCGCATGCTGGGGGCCGATGTGCAGGAGTTATCGGAACGAGCTGAGTCGATGGCTTCGGCGCTCTCCGAAGCGGGAGTGAGTGCCGAGGTCGTAGACGGGATGGGCGCGGTCGGAGGTGGGACGTACCCGGGAGTGACGCTCGACAGCGCCGTCGTCGCCTTGCCAACTACCGGCGCGGGCGCGAGCGAAGTGGCCGCGCGCCTCAGGGCTGGGAGCCCGCCCGTCGTCGCCCGTATCGTGAGCGACCGGGTGGTCCTGGACCCCAGGACTGTCCTCCCAGGGCAGGAAGTCGATGTGATTCGGGTGGTGGTTGAAGCGATCGGTCCAGTCTCCGGCGCCCCCTGA
- a CDS encoding Ig-like domain-containing protein encodes MATGFSMGLVGFVAACAQQGVPPGGPEDVRPPVVVATFPDTFAIVPDFNGPVRFDFDERISERGAGGALDDAVVISPRTGDVRVKHERRSVIIEIDGGFKPGYVYRVTLLPEVRDLFSNQMRDPFELVFSTGPQPQPTTIAGVVWDRITGRGAANYEVQALPANIGGDQADSAVHLARTDTGGVYAFRFIPDGRYQITAFEDQNRNDTIDASESQGFTRQLIGVGDTLFTANISVLRPDTTPAIITSVEALDSITLLLEFDDFLDPTIPLQNVGVAILLNEDSTEVGLGQARHVHDYVAYAEAVADSFAVLDSIDGVARDAARAAADSLKVEAQRQDSIAAAEAGDVVTDSAAASAVDTAGVIEGVLADSPTRRSAPIGLNGRPQARLQVDSETSQNPASRGLTGPGGEQLPSQQIVAILNMTLVPNTAYQVVVSGVRNIAAIPLGGGGAALVMEPPPAQDSTLADTTAVQDTANITDTLAADSTQVIDTVRVLGLRR; translated from the coding sequence TTGGCTACCGGCTTTTCGATGGGGCTCGTGGGCTTCGTGGCCGCGTGTGCCCAGCAGGGCGTCCCGCCGGGGGGCCCTGAAGACGTCCGTCCGCCTGTGGTCGTGGCAACGTTCCCGGACACGTTCGCGATCGTCCCTGACTTCAACGGACCCGTACGCTTCGACTTTGACGAGCGAATCAGCGAACGAGGCGCTGGGGGGGCACTCGACGACGCTGTGGTGATCTCGCCGCGCACGGGTGACGTCCGTGTGAAGCATGAGCGACGTAGCGTAATCATCGAGATCGATGGTGGATTCAAGCCAGGTTACGTCTATCGGGTCACCCTGCTACCTGAGGTGAGGGACCTGTTCAGCAACCAGATGCGTGACCCGTTCGAGTTGGTGTTCTCTACGGGACCACAGCCGCAGCCCACGACCATTGCGGGCGTCGTGTGGGACCGTATTACCGGTCGAGGTGCCGCCAACTATGAAGTCCAGGCGCTTCCCGCGAACATCGGGGGGGACCAGGCAGATTCCGCTGTGCATCTGGCCAGAACGGACACGGGCGGGGTCTACGCGTTCCGGTTCATTCCTGACGGGCGTTATCAGATCACCGCCTTTGAGGATCAGAACAGGAACGACACGATCGACGCATCTGAGAGCCAAGGTTTCACTCGTCAGCTGATCGGTGTGGGTGACACGCTTTTTACCGCCAATATTTCAGTGCTGCGACCGGATACCACACCGGCCATCATCACGAGTGTGGAAGCGTTGGACTCCATTACGCTTCTTCTCGAATTCGACGACTTCCTCGACCCGACCATCCCGCTTCAAAATGTCGGTGTGGCGATCCTCCTCAATGAGGACAGCACGGAGGTGGGTCTCGGGCAGGCCAGGCACGTTCATGATTACGTCGCGTACGCCGAAGCCGTGGCCGACTCGTTTGCTGTCCTGGATTCGATCGATGGAGTCGCCCGTGATGCGGCTCGGGCCGCTGCCGACTCGCTCAAGGTAGAGGCTCAACGGCAGGACAGCATCGCAGCCGCAGAAGCAGGTGACGTCGTGACTGATTCCGCTGCCGCTTCCGCGGTCGACACTGCCGGTGTCATCGAGGGGGTATTGGCCGATTCTCCGACTCGCCGGAGCGCGCCCATAGGGCTGAACGGAAGGCCTCAAGCGAGGCTCCAGGTGGACTCAGAAACTTCGCAGAATCCGGCGTCGCGAGGACTGACTGGGCCCGGAGGAGAGCAACTGCCAAGCCAGCAGATCGTCGCCATCCTCAACATGACACTCGTGCCCAACACCGCTTATCAGGTCGTGGTGTCCGGGGTCCGGAACATTGCTGCGATTCCCCTCGGTGGTGGTGGTGCGGCGCTAGTCATGGAGCCACCTCCCGCGCAGGATTCGACTCTGGCAGACACGACCGCTGTTCAGGACACGGCCAACATCACCGACACGCTGGCTGCAGATTCCACGCAGGTCATCGATACGGTGCGTGTGCTCGGGTTGAGGCGATGA
- a CDS encoding valine--tRNA ligase, which yields MSEELAPRLDPKAIEPARYKAWQDGGYFHVPASRVLEDGADPYVIVIPPPNVTAVLHMGHGLNTTIQDVLIRWQRMRGRAALWVPGTDHAGIATQNVVERRLAAEGCHRDDLGRDKFVEAVWRFVGETGGVILDQLKAIGASCDWDRTRFTLDEDLSRAVRETFVHLYEKGLVYRGEYIINWCPRCLTALSNEEAEGHESQGKLWHLRYPLAESAFGAAEAAAKAGADALGQLEDGTWYLTVSTTRPETMLGDTGVAVSPKDERYRALVGAEARLPLTGRTIPIVADTHVDAAFGSGMVKVTPAHDPNDFDIAGRTGLEVINVMTPGAHMNDNVPEAFQGLERFAARKAVLKALDELGLLSGESDHTHSVPHCYRCDTVVEPRLSLQWFVKMGPLAEPALKASRDGTITFTPPHWQKVYEHWMETIRDWCISRQLWWGHRIPVWYCEQGHETVGREDPTECGECGSTVLEQDPDVLDTWFSSQLWPFSVFGWPEKTPDVDAFYPGHSMVTAPEILFFWVARMIMMGYEFFDEPPFTEVYLHGTVRDAKGRKMSKSLGNGIDPLEVVNQFGADAMRYTLISQAAVGTDISLDHEDVEASFANGRNFANKIWNAGRFALLSIGDGPVKPLAEVENDLALEDRWILSRVEKAAQNATDGLARYRLHDVAESLYHFFWGDVCDWYLELVKARMFDDAEPATREAARSTLVFVLDQAFRLLHPIMPFVTTELWARLPWPAGTDRPNDLIIAPWPEGAHAHDDAAAERDMAVLQELVVEVRRLRKEYGVPEGGRITIHCVGADADLTATLAAQLPSLERLARVNRFETEPGTGAGAHAVLAGGAELFLPLEGVIDLDRERARLTAEITRLEGQATGTAKKLENENFVSRAPDDVVQKERDKLAQFQEQASKLREKLTELEGGAS from the coding sequence TTGTCTGAAGAGCTCGCCCCACGACTTGATCCGAAGGCCATCGAGCCTGCCCGCTACAAGGCTTGGCAGGACGGCGGGTACTTCCACGTTCCCGCATCACGCGTGCTGGAGGATGGCGCCGATCCGTATGTGATCGTGATTCCCCCTCCGAACGTGACCGCTGTTCTTCACATGGGGCACGGGCTCAACACCACCATTCAGGACGTGCTCATCCGCTGGCAGCGGATGAGGGGTAGGGCCGCCCTTTGGGTGCCAGGTACGGACCATGCGGGCATCGCGACGCAGAACGTGGTCGAGCGTCGCCTCGCCGCAGAGGGATGCCACCGGGATGACTTGGGTCGGGACAAGTTCGTCGAAGCTGTGTGGCGCTTCGTGGGTGAGACGGGTGGGGTCATTCTCGACCAATTGAAGGCCATTGGGGCCTCGTGCGATTGGGATCGCACGCGCTTCACTCTAGATGAGGACCTGAGCCGCGCCGTGCGCGAGACCTTTGTGCATTTGTACGAAAAGGGACTCGTGTACCGCGGCGAGTACATCATCAATTGGTGCCCTCGGTGTCTCACCGCGCTCTCCAACGAGGAAGCGGAGGGCCACGAGTCCCAGGGCAAGCTCTGGCATCTGAGGTACCCCCTCGCAGAATCGGCGTTCGGCGCAGCGGAGGCAGCTGCAAAAGCGGGCGCCGACGCGCTCGGCCAACTCGAAGACGGTACGTGGTACCTCACGGTATCTACGACTCGTCCTGAGACTATGCTCGGTGACACTGGCGTGGCGGTGAGCCCGAAGGATGAACGCTATCGGGCGCTCGTGGGTGCGGAAGCTCGCCTCCCGCTTACAGGTCGGACGATTCCCATCGTGGCGGACACCCATGTAGATGCCGCCTTCGGGTCAGGTATGGTCAAGGTGACCCCGGCGCACGATCCGAACGACTTCGATATTGCCGGCCGGACCGGGCTCGAGGTCATCAACGTGATGACTCCCGGCGCCCACATGAACGACAACGTTCCGGAGGCGTTCCAGGGACTCGAACGTTTCGCCGCGCGAAAAGCGGTCCTCAAGGCGCTCGACGAGTTGGGACTCCTGTCCGGCGAAAGCGACCATACACACTCTGTGCCGCATTGTTATCGCTGCGACACCGTGGTCGAGCCGCGTCTGAGCCTACAGTGGTTTGTGAAAATGGGCCCGCTGGCAGAGCCGGCCCTCAAGGCGTCGCGGGACGGTACGATCACGTTTACTCCGCCCCATTGGCAAAAGGTGTACGAGCACTGGATGGAGACCATCCGGGATTGGTGCATTTCGAGGCAGTTGTGGTGGGGGCACCGGATTCCCGTTTGGTACTGCGAGCAGGGGCACGAAACGGTGGGCCGCGAGGACCCGACGGAATGCGGGGAATGTGGATCGACCGTGCTTGAGCAAGATCCAGACGTGTTGGACACATGGTTCTCGTCGCAACTCTGGCCGTTCTCTGTATTCGGATGGCCTGAGAAGACGCCTGATGTGGACGCGTTCTACCCGGGGCACTCAATGGTCACCGCGCCCGAGATCCTCTTCTTCTGGGTCGCGCGCATGATCATGATGGGATACGAGTTCTTCGATGAACCGCCGTTCACCGAGGTGTATCTCCATGGAACCGTGCGGGACGCGAAGGGCCGCAAGATGTCCAAGTCGCTCGGCAACGGGATCGATCCTCTGGAGGTCGTGAACCAGTTCGGCGCGGATGCGATGCGGTACACGCTGATCAGTCAGGCGGCGGTCGGGACCGACATCAGCCTCGACCACGAAGACGTTGAGGCGTCATTCGCGAATGGGCGCAATTTCGCGAACAAGATTTGGAATGCCGGACGATTCGCTCTCCTGAGCATTGGCGACGGGCCGGTGAAGCCGTTGGCAGAGGTGGAGAATGACCTCGCACTGGAAGACCGGTGGATCCTGTCGAGGGTGGAGAAGGCTGCTCAAAACGCGACAGACGGTCTCGCGCGGTACCGGCTGCACGATGTGGCTGAGAGCCTCTACCACTTCTTCTGGGGTGATGTGTGTGACTGGTACCTGGAGCTGGTGAAGGCACGGATGTTCGATGACGCGGAGCCCGCGACGCGAGAGGCTGCTCGTTCCACACTGGTGTTCGTTCTCGATCAAGCGTTTCGGCTCTTGCATCCGATCATGCCGTTTGTAACGACGGAACTGTGGGCTCGGCTCCCATGGCCAGCGGGGACGGATCGTCCGAATGATTTGATTATCGCTCCATGGCCGGAAGGCGCGCATGCGCACGATGACGCTGCGGCGGAGAGGGACATGGCCGTTCTGCAGGAACTCGTGGTTGAGGTGCGTCGTCTCAGGAAGGAGTACGGGGTACCTGAGGGAGGGCGAATCACAATTCACTGCGTCGGTGCAGATGCTGATCTTACGGCGACGCTCGCTGCCCAGCTCCCGTCTCTGGAACGGCTGGCGCGCGTAAACAGGTTCGAGACCGAGCCCGGCACAGGTGCCGGCGCGCATGCCGTCTTGGCGGGTGGGGCGGAGTTGTTCCTTCCTCTTGAGGGGGTCATCGACTTGGACCGGGAGCGTGCGCGACTCACCGCAGAGATCACGCGCCTAGAAGGCCAAGCTACGGGCACGGCAAAGAAGCTGGAGAACGAGAATTTTGTCTCACGAGCGCCGGACGATGTGGTACAAAAAGAGCGCGACAAATTGGCGCAGTTCCAGGAACAGGCGTCGAAGCTTCGAGAGAAGCTGACCGAGTTGGAGGGAGGTGCCTCCTGA
- a CDS encoding aminotransferase class I/II-fold pyridoxal phosphate-dependent enzyme — protein MTRASSRMGDLPPYPLLAMKETRRRLVAEGVDVIDLGAGDADLDPPPAVTERLREVAGEKKYGRYGFQSGLPEFRESVAAWMATRFGVEVDPWAEILPLIGSKDGIAHLPFGYLDPGDVAVIPDPGYQAYAGGIALSGGEAHRVALRPENDFLIPLEDIPSDVRDRTRMLYLNYPNNPTTAVAPDTYLEESVDFCRQQDAILLQDNAYSEIAFNGYRPRSILEFDGAKDVSVEFHSFSKTYNMTGWRLGWAVGNAEAIGVLSRVKSFMDTGQFMGIQAAGVAALESWAEWVPGNVAAFEGRRDAVVKALNDAGYSVVSPQATMYVWVPVPKGEASEQFATRALEQEGVIVLPGSSLGAGGEGFFRIALTVSAERLVEAAKRLGRVI, from the coding sequence ATGACCCGAGCGAGTTCCAGAATGGGCGATTTGCCCCCGTATCCGCTCCTTGCCATGAAGGAGACCCGGCGGCGCTTGGTGGCAGAGGGGGTAGATGTGATTGACCTCGGTGCAGGGGACGCCGACCTCGATCCGCCCCCGGCCGTAACGGAGCGTCTCCGAGAGGTGGCCGGCGAAAAGAAATACGGTCGGTATGGCTTTCAGTCTGGTCTGCCCGAGTTCCGTGAGAGTGTGGCAGCCTGGATGGCCACGCGTTTCGGTGTGGAGGTCGATCCTTGGGCAGAGATATTGCCCCTCATCGGTTCGAAAGACGGCATCGCGCATCTGCCGTTCGGCTACCTGGATCCCGGTGACGTGGCGGTAATCCCGGACCCGGGATACCAGGCGTACGCGGGTGGCATCGCCCTTTCGGGCGGCGAAGCCCACAGGGTGGCACTTCGGCCGGAGAATGACTTTCTGATCCCGCTGGAAGACATCCCGAGCGATGTCCGAGACCGCACCCGCATGCTGTATCTGAACTACCCGAATAATCCCACGACCGCTGTCGCGCCGGATACCTACCTGGAGGAGTCCGTCGACTTCTGCCGCCAGCAGGATGCGATCCTCCTTCAGGACAACGCATACTCCGAGATCGCCTTTAACGGCTATCGACCGCGCAGCATCTTGGAGTTCGATGGAGCAAAGGACGTTTCCGTCGAGTTCCATTCGTTCTCCAAGACATACAACATGACGGGGTGGCGGTTGGGTTGGGCTGTGGGGAATGCAGAGGCCATCGGCGTCCTATCACGTGTGAAGTCTTTCATGGACACAGGACAGTTCATGGGGATCCAGGCGGCGGGCGTCGCAGCACTGGAGAGCTGGGCCGAATGGGTGCCGGGGAACGTGGCCGCGTTTGAGGGACGAAGAGATGCCGTTGTGAAGGCGCTTAATGACGCCGGATATTCTGTCGTGTCGCCGCAGGCAACCATGTACGTGTGGGTGCCGGTCCCAAAAGGCGAGGCTTCGGAGCAGTTTGCGACACGGGCATTGGAACAAGAGGGAGTGATCGTGCTGCCGGGCAGTTCGCTTGGAGCGGGCGGCGAGGGCTTCTTCAGGATCGCGTTGACAGTGAGTGCGGAGCGGCTTGTCGAGGCGGCGAAGCGCCTTGGGCGCGTTATTTAG
- a CDS encoding fumarylacetoacetate hydrolase family protein: MSLPFPSKIVCVGRNYAKHAAELGNDVPAEPLIFLKPPSSIVRQRDTIVIPTWAGRIDYEGEIGVIIGVESRHVHAADAWAHVAGLAPLNDVTARDLQRSDGQWSRAKGFDTFCPIGSVTPIQDIDVDGLRVTTKVNGEVRQDAPVSDMVFSIPVLIEHITRFMTLSPGDVIATGTPDGIGPLSDGDEVHVSVEGVGSVSNPVRLEAS; encoded by the coding sequence ATGTCCCTTCCGTTCCCGTCCAAAATCGTCTGCGTGGGTCGGAACTACGCCAAACACGCAGCGGAGCTCGGCAACGACGTCCCCGCCGAGCCCCTGATATTCCTCAAGCCACCGTCGTCCATCGTGAGGCAGCGAGACACGATCGTCATCCCGACGTGGGCTGGCCGGATCGACTACGAGGGTGAAATCGGTGTAATAATCGGTGTCGAGTCTCGACACGTGCATGCGGCCGATGCCTGGGCCCATGTGGCTGGGCTGGCACCCCTCAATGACGTGACTGCTCGTGACCTGCAGCGCTCGGACGGCCAGTGGAGTCGTGCGAAAGGCTTCGACACCTTTTGCCCCATCGGCTCGGTTACCCCGATCCAAGACATTGACGTTGACGGGCTCCGCGTGACCACGAAAGTGAATGGAGAGGTGCGGCAGGATGCTCCGGTGTCTGACATGGTATTCTCGATTCCCGTCCTGATTGAGCACATCACGCGTTTCATGACGTTGTCCCCTGGAGATGTGATCGCGACGGGGACGCCGGACGGTATTGGGCCACTGTCGGACGGCGATGAGGTCCACGTGAGTGTTGAGGGTGTCGGGTCTGTGTCCAATCCGGTCCGCTTGGAGGCTTCATGA